In Hallerella succinigenes, the following are encoded in one genomic region:
- the gltB gene encoding glutamate synthase large subunit — MKAQGLYNPQNEHDACGVGFVLNMNGNREHGIVEKGVKVLCNLLHRGATGADVNTGDGAGLLVQIPDNFFKKSLKMNLPELGHYGVGMLFLPQNEKKRSDVMALIEKIAKEENFEVLESRDVPVVASSIGESARAEMPFIAQIFLQSTKDLTGESLERALLVIRKRAEHESGLEADGADGFYVASLSARTIVYKGMMTGPQVPVFYPDLNDENFESAVAVVHQRYSTNTFPSWPLAQPFRYMAHNGEINTIRGNRNWMKAREKNLESPLFGSDIKKLMPILEKGSSDSGNLDNVLELLTLGGREVGHSMMMLMPQAWGKKHAMGPDVRGFFEYHAGIMEPWDGPAAVAFTDGEWVGATLDRNGLRPARYTILKNNFMVFASESGVLDIAPEDVAEKGSLRPGQMLLINLKTGRFYKDKAVKTRFARKEPYRRWVKENHIDIHGFFNAVGEVAVNEETLMKRQKLFGYTREDMDFILNSMASNGVEPIGSMGADQPLAVLSEKPQLLYWYFKQLFAQVTNPPIDPIREELVMSLMTFLGIHDNFLAEEPSQARLLKFRYPVLSNEDLGRLRSLSQQDFKSATVQMGFPVLSDSLSAGKLLEQALTDLCKKAEEEVRHGNKIIILSDKDLPDEFAPIPAILAVSAVNQHLSRVGIRTSCGLILETGEAREVMHVASLLGFGATAINPYLAFESIAHMSRSQELDKPLGVTEAVEHYIDAMNKGLKKIMSRMGISTLRSYRNAQVFEIVGIAKDVVDKYFTGTASRVGGVGMEEIAKEVLMRWRAAIESHSPILPPGGEYRLRKDGERHLWTPAAIADLQIAVRTGNQKRYDSYAERINNQLKYQSTLRGLFTFKKTVAIPLDEVEPASEIMKRFVTGAMSYGAISNEAHESIAIAMNRIGARSNSGEGGEDPARYIPLPNGDSLSSATKQVASGRFGVTDEYLVNASELQIKIAQGAKPGEGGQLPGHKVSEQIARVRHSTPDVTLISPPPHHDIYSIEDIAQLIFDLRNANDKARISVKLVSEVGVGTVAAGVAKARADMILISGYDGGTGASPVSSVKHAGVPWELGLSEAQTTLVLNKLRSRVRLQVDGQMKTGRDVVIGALLGAEEFGFATAILVVLGCVMMRQCHSNTCPVGVATQDPELRKRFKGTPEHIIQYLTFVAEEVRHYMAQLGFRTFNEMIGRSDLLEMNKAIDFWKAQGLDYSGILYRASEKSDEVRCTMRQETGLEGVFDYEVLKTVESSIETKQPVTLNLPIHNTNRTFGTIISSRIAKKYGYAGLPDDTITIHLKGSAGQSLGAFAAHGLTIDLEGEANDYIGKGLSGAKIIVRPPKESTFAPEDNVIGGNVILYGATSGEVYLNGRVGERFGIRNSGALAVVEGVGDHGCEYMTGGRVVVLGPTGINFGAGMSGGIAYVYDEDGRFDSVCNTEMIDLDPLNEEDETELKQLIENHAKYTGSPKAKRILANWDLERELFVKVFPMEYRRALSNMKNQNRG, encoded by the coding sequence ATGAAGGCTCAAGGTCTATACAACCCGCAGAACGAACACGACGCGTGTGGTGTCGGTTTTGTCCTGAACATGAATGGCAATCGAGAACACGGAATCGTTGAGAAAGGCGTGAAGGTACTCTGCAACCTCCTCCACAGAGGTGCTACGGGTGCAGACGTCAATACCGGTGACGGTGCCGGTTTGCTCGTCCAGATTCCGGATAACTTTTTTAAGAAATCTTTGAAGATGAATCTTCCGGAACTCGGCCATTACGGTGTCGGTATGCTCTTCCTTCCACAGAACGAAAAGAAGCGCAGCGATGTAATGGCTCTCATCGAAAAGATTGCGAAGGAAGAAAATTTCGAAGTTCTCGAAAGCCGAGACGTTCCAGTGGTGGCTTCTTCAATCGGAGAATCTGCCCGCGCAGAAATGCCGTTCATCGCTCAGATCTTCTTGCAGTCCACAAAGGATTTGACGGGCGAATCTTTGGAACGCGCTCTTCTCGTGATCCGCAAGCGCGCAGAACATGAATCGGGTCTCGAAGCTGATGGCGCCGACGGTTTCTACGTGGCAAGCCTTTCTGCCCGCACCATCGTTTACAAGGGCATGATGACAGGCCCGCAGGTTCCGGTCTTTTATCCGGACCTGAACGATGAAAATTTTGAAAGTGCCGTTGCTGTTGTGCATCAGCGCTATTCCACGAATACCTTCCCGAGCTGGCCGCTTGCCCAGCCGTTCCGCTACATGGCGCACAACGGTGAAATCAACACGATCCGCGGTAACCGCAACTGGATGAAGGCTCGTGAAAAGAATTTGGAATCGCCGCTTTTCGGAAGCGATATCAAGAAGCTCATGCCGATTCTCGAAAAGGGTTCGAGCGACTCGGGCAACTTGGATAATGTCCTTGAACTTTTGACTCTCGGCGGTCGTGAAGTCGGTCATTCGATGATGATGCTCATGCCGCAGGCTTGGGGCAAAAAGCATGCGATGGGCCCAGATGTGCGGGGCTTCTTTGAATACCATGCCGGTATCATGGAACCGTGGGATGGCCCGGCAGCCGTCGCCTTTACCGATGGCGAATGGGTCGGTGCAACTCTCGACAGAAACGGTCTCCGTCCGGCACGTTATACGATTTTGAAGAACAACTTCATGGTGTTCGCTTCGGAATCGGGCGTCTTGGACATTGCTCCGGAAGACGTGGCGGAAAAGGGCTCTCTCCGTCCAGGTCAGATGCTCCTCATTAACCTCAAGACGGGTCGTTTCTACAAGGATAAGGCAGTAAAGACTCGCTTTGCCCGCAAGGAACCGTATCGCCGCTGGGTCAAGGAAAACCACATCGACATCCACGGCTTCTTCAACGCAGTCGGCGAAGTTGCTGTGAATGAAGAAACTTTGATGAAGCGTCAGAAGCTTTTTGGCTACACCCGTGAAGATATGGACTTCATTTTGAATTCCATGGCTTCGAATGGCGTGGAACCGATCGGTTCAATGGGCGCTGACCAGCCTCTTGCCGTTCTCTCCGAAAAACCGCAGTTGCTTTACTGGTACTTTAAGCAGCTCTTCGCCCAGGTGACGAACCCACCGATCGATCCGATTCGTGAAGAACTCGTGATGAGCCTCATGACGTTTCTCGGCATTCATGACAACTTCCTCGCCGAAGAACCTTCCCAGGCGCGCTTGCTCAAGTTCCGTTATCCGGTGCTTTCGAACGAAGACTTGGGACGCCTTCGCTCCCTTTCGCAGCAGGACTTCAAGAGCGCTACGGTGCAGATGGGCTTCCCGGTGCTTTCCGATTCCCTTTCTGCAGGAAAGCTTTTGGAACAGGCTTTGACGGACCTTTGCAAAAAGGCAGAAGAAGAAGTTCGCCATGGAAATAAGATCATTATCTTGAGCGATAAGGATCTCCCGGATGAATTCGCCCCGATTCCGGCGATCCTCGCCGTGTCAGCGGTGAACCAGCATCTTTCCCGTGTGGGCATCCGCACGAGCTGCGGCCTGATTCTTGAAACGGGTGAAGCTCGCGAAGTGATGCACGTGGCGAGCCTGCTCGGTTTCGGTGCGACGGCGATCAACCCGTATCTCGCTTTCGAATCAATCGCTCACATGAGCCGTTCGCAGGAACTCGATAAGCCGCTCGGTGTGACGGAAGCCGTGGAACATTACATCGATGCGATGAACAAGGGCTTGAAGAAAATCATGAGTCGTATGGGCATTTCGACGCTCCGCAGCTATCGAAACGCTCAGGTCTTTGAAATTGTCGGTATCGCGAAGGATGTCGTCGACAAGTACTTTACGGGTACGGCAAGTCGCGTTGGCGGTGTCGGTATGGAAGAAATTGCGAAGGAAGTGCTGATGCGCTGGCGTGCGGCAATCGAAAGCCACAGCCCGATTCTTCCGCCTGGTGGTGAATACCGTTTGCGCAAGGATGGCGAACGTCACCTTTGGACTCCGGCAGCGATTGCGGATTTGCAGATTGCAGTTCGCACTGGAAATCAGAAACGTTACGATTCCTATGCAGAACGGATCAATAATCAGTTAAAGTATCAGAGTACTCTTCGCGGCCTCTTCACGTTCAAGAAGACGGTTGCGATTCCTCTCGATGAAGTGGAACCGGCTTCGGAAATCATGAAACGATTTGTGACGGGCGCGATGAGCTACGGTGCTATTTCGAATGAAGCGCACGAATCGATCGCAATCGCGATGAACCGTATCGGTGCCCGCAGCAATAGCGGAGAAGGTGGTGAAGATCCGGCGCGTTACATTCCGCTGCCGAATGGAGACTCCCTTTCGAGCGCTACAAAGCAGGTGGCAAGTGGCCGCTTTGGCGTGACTGACGAATACCTGGTGAATGCAAGCGAACTTCAGATCAAGATCGCTCAGGGTGCAAAACCGGGTGAAGGTGGTCAGCTGCCGGGTCACAAGGTCAGTGAACAGATCGCTCGCGTGCGTCATTCGACTCCGGACGTGACCCTGATCAGCCCGCCTCCGCATCACGATATTTACTCGATCGAAGACATTGCACAGTTGATCTTCGACTTGCGCAATGCAAACGACAAGGCTCGCATTTCTGTGAAGCTCGTGTCGGAAGTGGGCGTGGGTACGGTTGCCGCTGGTGTTGCCAAGGCTCGTGCCGATATGATTTTGATTTCCGGTTACGATGGCGGTACGGGTGCTTCTCCGGTGTCGTCCGTGAAGCACGCCGGTGTTCCGTGGGAACTTGGTCTTTCCGAAGCCCAGACGACGCTCGTGTTGAATAAGCTTCGTAGCCGTGTGCGCCTTCAGGTCGACGGTCAAATGAAAACGGGTCGTGATGTGGTGATTGGTGCGCTTCTCGGTGCAGAAGAATTTGGCTTTGCAACGGCCATTCTCGTGGTTCTCGGCTGCGTGATGATGCGCCAATGTCACTCGAACACTTGCCCCGTCGGCGTTGCTACGCAGGATCCGGAACTCCGCAAGCGTTTCAAGGGCACTCCGGAACACATTATCCAGTACCTGACTTTTGTCGCAGAAGAAGTCCGTCATTACATGGCTCAGCTCGGCTTCCGCACCTTCAACGAAATGATTGGCCGCAGCGATCTTCTTGAAATGAACAAGGCGATTGACTTCTGGAAGGCTCAGGGCTTGGACTACTCCGGAATCCTTTACCGCGCATCGGAAAAGAGCGACGAAGTCCGCTGCACGATGCGGCAGGAAACGGGCCTCGAAGGTGTCTTCGACTACGAAGTTCTCAAGACGGTCGAAAGCTCCATCGAAACGAAGCAGCCGGTGACGCTGAATCTTCCGATTCACAATACGAACCGTACTTTTGGAACGATCATTTCGAGCCGCATCGCAAAGAAGTACGGCTACGCGGGCCTTCCGGATGATACGATTACGATCCACCTCAAGGGTTCTGCAGGCCAGAGCCTTGGCGCATTCGCTGCTCACGGTCTCACGATCGATTTGGAAGGTGAAGCGAATGACTACATCGGCAAGGGCCTTTCTGGTGCAAAGATCATTGTGCGTCCGCCGAAGGAAAGCACCTTCGCTCCGGAAGATAACGTGATCGGTGGTAACGTGATTCTGTACGGTGCAACGTCGGGTGAAGTTTACTTGAACGGTCGAGTTGGCGAACGTTTCGGTATCCGTAACAGCGGTGCTCTCGCTGTTGTCGAAGGCGTCGGCGATCACGGTTGTGAATACATGACGGGTGGCCGCGTGGTGGTCCTTGGACCGACCGGCATCAACTTCGGCGCAGGCATGAGCGGAGGTATCGCTTACGTCTACGATGAAGACGGTCGTTTTGACAGCGTCTGCAACACCGAAATGATCGACCTAGATCCGCTGAACGAAGAAGACGAAACGGAACTCAAGCAGCTGATTGAAAACCATGCAAAGTACACGGGCAGCCCGAAGGCGAAGAGAATTCTCGCCAACTGGGATCTGGAACGCGAACTCTTTGTGAAGGTGTTCCCGATGGAATATCGCCGCGCACTTAGCAACATGAAGAATCAGAATCGCGGATAA
- a CDS encoding glutamate synthase subunit beta — MTTLSKPFLEIPRRNAEERPVEERIRDYNKTAKEMTQEQVVEQAKRCMNCGVPFCHNYGCPLLNVIPEINHAVSRGQWHKALDLLLDTSPFPEFTGIVCPALCEGSCVNGKDGDSVTNREIEHRVIETGYENGWVRPNLPLVRTNKRVAVIGSGPSGLSCAEYLNRAGINVTVYEVAEHVGGFMRYGIPDFRLPKTVVERRVELMKAAGVRFEMNVRIGKDISPEYLLRGNDAIVLCCGSRAPRDLKVPGRELSGIHFAVDYLTQQNRINGGEIFEFDETKCAKDKHVVVIGGGDTGANCIGTAIRQGAADVMQIEIMPNAPMKRAADNPWPEWPRIFKESASHKEGCSRKWNINTLEAIGENGKVKALRCSEIEWLRGEDGRMYNVPKKDGEFILQADLVLLAMGFVGHAIPEIVSAFNLRTDERGCIFRDSTGMTSAKGVYIAGDCATGQSLVVRAITDGKHVANGIIRTLLN, encoded by the coding sequence ATGACGACTTTATCAAAACCGTTTCTGGAGATTCCGCGCCGCAATGCGGAAGAACGCCCGGTCGAAGAAAGAATTCGCGACTACAACAAGACCGCTAAGGAAATGACCCAGGAACAGGTTGTGGAACAGGCAAAGCGTTGCATGAACTGCGGCGTTCCTTTCTGCCACAATTATGGTTGTCCGCTCTTGAACGTGATTCCAGAAATCAACCATGCGGTTTCCCGTGGACAATGGCACAAGGCTTTGGACCTTTTGCTCGACACGAGCCCGTTCCCGGAATTCACCGGTATCGTCTGCCCGGCCCTTTGCGAAGGCTCTTGCGTGAACGGCAAGGACGGCGACTCTGTGACGAACCGTGAAATTGAACACCGCGTAATCGAAACCGGTTACGAAAATGGTTGGGTCCGTCCGAACCTTCCGCTGGTCCGTACAAACAAGCGCGTCGCCGTCATCGGCTCGGGTCCTTCCGGCCTTTCTTGCGCAGAATATTTGAACCGTGCCGGCATCAACGTGACCGTGTACGAAGTTGCGGAACATGTCGGCGGATTCATGCGCTATGGTATCCCGGACTTCCGTCTTCCGAAAACGGTCGTTGAACGCCGCGTGGAACTGATGAAGGCCGCAGGCGTTCGCTTTGAAATGAACGTCCGCATCGGGAAGGACATTTCTCCGGAATATCTCTTGCGCGGAAACGATGCAATCGTTCTCTGCTGCGGCTCTCGCGCGCCGCGTGACTTGAAGGTTCCGGGCCGCGAACTTTCGGGCATCCACTTTGCCGTGGATTACTTGACTCAGCAGAATCGCATCAACGGCGGTGAAATCTTTGAATTCGATGAAACCAAGTGCGCTAAGGATAAGCACGTAGTTGTCATCGGTGGCGGTGATACGGGTGCAAACTGTATCGGTACAGCCATCCGTCAGGGTGCTGCCGACGTGATGCAGATTGAAATCATGCCAAACGCTCCGATGAAGCGAGCTGCGGACAACCCGTGGCCGGAATGGCCGCGCATCTTCAAGGAATCCGCTTCCCACAAGGAAGGCTGCAGCCGTAAGTGGAATATCAACACTCTCGAAGCGATCGGAGAAAACGGAAAGGTCAAAGCGCTTCGTTGCTCCGAAATCGAATGGCTCCGGGGTGAAGATGGTCGCATGTACAATGTTCCGAAGAAGGATGGCGAATTTATTCTCCAGGCGGACCTCGTTTTGCTTGCTATGGGCTTCGTCGGACACGCCATTCCGGAAATTGTGAGCGCATTTAACCTCAGAACCGACGAACGTGGATGTATTTTCCGCGATTCGACAGGTATGACTTCGGCTAAAGGTGTGTATATTGCAGGAGACTGTGCTACTGGACAATCGCTTGTCGTGAGAGCCATTACTGATGGCAAACACGTTGCAAACGGTATCATCAGAACACTTTTAAACTAA
- the folE gene encoding GTP cyclohydrolase I FolE, producing the protein MNLKMMEDGFRMILEGMGEDIHREGLIDTPKRVAKMYQELMTGLSGDTKAEDILKTRFHEKYDEMIVVPNIEFASMCEHHFLPFTGCAHVAYIPGDCVVGLSKIPRVVEFYARFPQIQERMTRQIAELIQKVLQPRGVAVVLEASHMCMTMRGVKKPGASMVTTQLLGRFKTDEKTRAEFMSYIKPYIRH; encoded by the coding sequence ATGAATCTAAAGATGATGGAAGACGGCTTCCGCATGATTTTGGAAGGTATGGGCGAAGACATTCACCGTGAAGGTCTCATTGATACTCCGAAGCGTGTCGCGAAGATGTATCAAGAGCTCATGACGGGTCTTTCCGGCGACACCAAGGCGGAAGATATTCTCAAGACCCGTTTCCATGAAAAATACGACGAAATGATCGTCGTGCCGAACATCGAATTTGCAAGCATGTGCGAACACCACTTTTTGCCGTTTACGGGTTGCGCCCACGTGGCGTATATCCCTGGCGATTGCGTGGTCGGCCTTTCCAAGATTCCTCGTGTCGTTGAATTCTATGCGCGCTTTCCGCAGATTCAGGAACGGATGACGCGCCAGATAGCGGAACTCATCCAGAAGGTCCTGCAACCGAGAGGCGTTGCGGTCGTTCTCGAAGCGAGCCACATGTGCATGACCATGCGTGGCGTCAAAAAACCGGGCGCATCGATGGTCACGACGCAACTTTTGGGGCGTTTTAAGACCGACGAAAAGACGCGCGCGGAATTTATGTCTTATATTAAGCCATATATTCGCCACTAA
- a CDS encoding DUF4372 domain-containing protein, whose product MVKSTFFTGQPVFAQLCKYLDRDEVLKISTESGGERYRKSFNAWTHPR is encoded by the coding sequence ATGGTCAAAAGTACATTTTTTACCGGACAGCCGGTCTTCGCGCAACTCTGCAAGTACCTCGACAGGGACGAAGTCCTCAAGATCAGCACGGAATCTGGCGGAGAACGTTACAGGAAGTCGTTTAACGCGTGGACGCATCCGCGCTGA
- a CDS encoding 6-pyruvoyl trahydropterin synthase family protein encodes MRSYTTFSLQYAHRFYGFKGEAQYLHGHTGVLTIEVEDSIDAGVNMVFPCNEIQKTAWDILRNFDHALILREDDPLLPAILDVYEKQGIKNGHPQNKMKGPAFKTDLATAYPDCRLVVTKETMTVEGMIKIVYDLLKTKLNIAKITFTSGVNAASQEFPVAGTVKRCPLCGIALNENGVCPKCGYKEKA; translated from the coding sequence ATGAGAAGTTATACAACATTCAGCCTGCAGTACGCCCACCGTTTCTACGGTTTCAAGGGAGAGGCCCAGTACCTTCACGGCCACACGGGAGTCCTGACCATCGAAGTGGAGGATTCCATCGACGCGGGGGTGAACATGGTGTTTCCCTGCAACGAAATCCAGAAGACGGCCTGGGATATTCTGCGGAATTTCGACCACGCCCTTATTTTGCGAGAAGACGATCCGCTGCTCCCCGCGATTCTGGACGTTTACGAAAAGCAGGGCATCAAAAACGGCCACCCGCAAAACAAGATGAAGGGGCCTGCATTCAAGACGGATCTTGCTACGGCTTACCCGGATTGCCGCCTGGTGGTGACGAAGGAGACCATGACGGTGGAAGGCATGATCAAGATTGTCTATGACCTTCTGAAAACGAAGCTGAACATTGCAAAGATCACCTTCACCAGCGGAGTGAATGCCGCTTCCCAGGAATTCCCTGTTGCAGGCACGGTCAAGCGCTGCCCTCTCTGCGGAATTGCCCTGAACGAAAATGGCGTTTGTCCTAAGTGCGGATACAAGGAAAAGGCGTAA
- a CDS encoding type II asparaginase codes for MASKIRIIATGGTIAGKSSGNGYEAGKTSIEDILAAVSGLKEIASLEYEQFCNIGSQDMDESIWLALSKRVDEVLALEDVDGVVITHGTDTMEETAFFLNLTVHSPKPIVLVGSMRPSDAVDADGPANLLVAVKSAVSATNAGREVLLCLGQKIFEASEAFKKDSHALDALDAVKTDFRVPHGLSAGFDVRKLLKLPRVGIVYGYGGASTLPIQAFIDAHYDGIVLAGVGGGNLYGAVQQLAEKAVKQGILMVRSTRCPYGGVYTEGGEVEDLKFGFIAAGSLNPQKARILLMLSLTVTRDIEKIRQFFKRPIV; via the coding sequence ATGGCGTCTAAAATCCGAATCATTGCGACGGGCGGAACGATCGCCGGAAAATCGTCGGGGAACGGCTACGAAGCGGGGAAAACTTCGATCGAAGATATTCTTGCAGCTGTTTCCGGTTTAAAAGAAATTGCTTCGCTTGAATATGAGCAGTTTTGCAATATCGGTTCGCAAGATATGGATGAATCCATTTGGCTTGCGCTTTCTAAACGCGTGGATGAAGTTCTCGCGTTAGAAGACGTGGACGGTGTGGTAATCACTCACGGCACCGATACGATGGAAGAAACCGCGTTCTTTTTGAATCTGACCGTGCACAGCCCAAAGCCGATTGTCCTTGTCGGATCCATGCGCCCTTCGGATGCCGTGGATGCGGATGGCCCTGCGAATTTGCTTGTGGCAGTGAAGTCGGCGGTAAGCGCAACGAATGCGGGTCGCGAAGTTTTGCTTTGCCTCGGTCAAAAAATTTTTGAAGCGAGCGAAGCTTTTAAAAAAGACAGCCACGCGCTCGACGCTTTGGATGCGGTAAAAACGGACTTTCGCGTGCCACACGGTTTAAGCGCAGGATTTGACGTGCGAAAACTTTTGAAACTTCCGCGCGTGGGAATCGTTTACGGCTACGGCGGAGCTTCTACGCTCCCGATACAGGCATTTATCGATGCTCATTACGACGGCATTGTGCTTGCGGGCGTTGGCGGGGGAAACCTTTATGGCGCTGTGCAACAGCTGGCTGAAAAAGCGGTAAAGCAGGGAATTTTGATGGTGCGTTCTACACGGTGTCCTTACGGCGGCGTTTACACGGAAGGCGGTGAAGTCGAAGATTTAAAATTCGGCTTCATAGCGGCAGGTTCTTTGAACCCGCAAAAGGCGCGCATTTTACTGATGCTCTCTTTGACGGTGACTCGCGACATAGAAAAAATCCGACAGTTTTTTAAGCGTCCGATTGTTTGA
- the argA gene encoding amino-acid N-acetyltransferase, translating to MNNGIEHLNVQNIEVAGFIREVFGYITRFKGQLFILKIEDSLMDHPLFPVLIRDITLLHKIGVKILIVPGTRKSIDRQLKAWEISSEFHNGVRLTNEEALPLVEQASLGAAQRIMSHLTAGGCHGMQGNWVAARSMGIIDGVDYMRTGRIERIEKNIIEHILSEDYIPIIPPIGWNKIGHAYNISSTELAMELCKYLTVGKLFFIGSENGICADGLTTGKNTKYLDVTASGVISALDIEQAQEILDLNPEKLTYTQVDYLKNAICACKAGANRVHLVSGETQGSVLQEVFSSRGDGTMVYANQYSSIRPATIDDIPDILRIMQDYITKGYLIPRTQESISDKLQDYVVYAIDNAIHGSGALHPFEDNTAEVAAIAVAANYRKSGVGAAIVRHLVATARMRGYRMVFLLTTQALDWFYQLGFRDGTLEDLPKTKRDHYNHKRNSRILIMPFGK from the coding sequence ATGAACAATGGTATTGAACATCTGAATGTGCAGAATATCGAAGTCGCCGGATTTATTCGCGAAGTCTTCGGTTACATTACCCGTTTCAAGGGTCAGCTCTTCATTTTGAAAATCGAAGACAGCCTGATGGATCATCCGCTGTTCCCCGTGCTGATTCGAGATATTACGCTTTTGCACAAGATCGGTGTCAAAATCTTGATTGTTCCCGGTACGCGTAAGAGCATTGACCGTCAGCTCAAGGCTTGGGAAATTTCTTCGGAATTTCATAACGGTGTACGCCTCACGAATGAAGAAGCTTTGCCGCTTGTGGAACAGGCTTCTTTGGGTGCTGCCCAGCGCATTATGAGCCATTTAACGGCCGGTGGTTGCCACGGTATGCAGGGCAACTGGGTTGCCGCGCGCAGCATGGGTATTATCGACGGTGTGGACTACATGCGCACTGGTCGCATTGAGCGCATCGAAAAGAATATCATTGAACACATTCTTTCGGAAGACTACATTCCCATTATTCCGCCGATCGGCTGGAACAAGATCGGTCACGCGTATAATATTTCGAGTACCGAACTTGCGATGGAACTTTGCAAATATTTGACGGTGGGAAAGCTCTTTTTCATTGGCAGTGAAAATGGCATTTGTGCAGACGGCCTTACGACCGGAAAGAATACCAAGTATTTGGACGTGACCGCAAGCGGTGTGATTTCGGCTTTGGATATTGAACAGGCTCAGGAAATTCTGGACCTGAATCCGGAAAAGCTCACGTACACCCAGGTTGATTATTTGAAGAATGCGATTTGCGCTTGCAAGGCGGGAGCAAACCGAGTGCATTTGGTGAGCGGTGAAACGCAGGGCAGCGTTCTGCAGGAAGTCTTCTCGAGCCGCGGTGACGGTACCATGGTGTACGCGAATCAGTATTCGAGTATTCGTCCGGCGACGATCGATGACATTCCGGATATTCTGCGTATTATGCAGGATTACATTACCAAGGGTTACTTGATTCCGAGAACACAGGAATCGATTTCCGACAAGTTGCAGGATTACGTGGTGTACGCGATAGACAACGCCATTCACGGTAGCGGCGCTTTGCATCCTTTCGAAGACAACACGGCAGAAGTCGCGGCGATTGCCGTAGCGGCAAACTACCGCAAGTCGGGTGTCGGCGCGGCGATTGTGCGTCACCTTGTGGCGACAGCCCGTATGCGTGGTTATCGCATGGTCTTTTTGCTCACGACGCAGGCTCTCGACTGGTTCTACCAACTGGGCTTTAGGGACGGTACTCTCGAAGACTTGCCAAAGACCAAGCGTGACCATTACAATCATAAACGGAATTCAAGAATTTTGATTATGCCGTTTGGAAAGTAA
- a CDS encoding IS5 family transposase, with the protein MYRPPKSHAQTSLFCSLEEQLNHKHSLYVLANKIDWNKFETEFSKRFDDKMGAPNKPIRLMTGLIILKHIRNVSDESVVEQFQENAYYQYFCGERFFSTEQPCDPSELVHFRHMIGEAGMDMILKESILVNDDHDKQGPTGCGTVFLDTTVQEKNITFPTDAKLANKIIEQVQRIVEEHDLPQRQSYKRTLKKVHRDQRFRNHPKNGKKAHKADRRLKTIAGRLVRELERNLASKNLLNTYKEKIELFKKVLAQKKCDKDKVYSLHEPEVKCIGKGKEHKKYEFGNKVSIARSYSGIIVGAVSFRDEYDGHTIDDTLDHVEQMLGFRPSQAACDRGYRGQKESGTTKIVIPDVPKKNATYYQKEKAHKLFCKRAGIEPINGHLKSDHRMGRNFYKGIFGDMLNAKLAAAAFNFKRAMRRFFVLLEWLYCCFLCREGVNKNGEPPYPALAK; encoded by the coding sequence ATGTACAGACCGCCAAAATCCCACGCACAGACAAGCCTTTTCTGTTCCCTTGAGGAGCAGTTGAACCACAAGCATTCCCTCTACGTTCTCGCGAACAAGATTGACTGGAACAAGTTCGAGACCGAGTTTTCGAAACGGTTTGACGACAAAATGGGTGCGCCGAACAAGCCGATCCGTCTCATGACCGGGCTCATCATCCTGAAGCACATCCGCAACGTATCGGACGAGTCCGTCGTGGAGCAGTTTCAGGAAAACGCCTATTACCAGTATTTTTGCGGAGAACGGTTCTTCTCGACGGAGCAACCCTGCGACCCGAGCGAACTTGTTCACTTCCGGCACATGATTGGCGAAGCGGGCATGGACATGATCCTCAAGGAAAGTATCCTCGTCAACGATGACCACGATAAACAAGGACCGACAGGATGCGGCACGGTCTTTCTTGACACGACCGTGCAGGAAAAGAACATCACGTTCCCTACAGACGCCAAACTTGCGAACAAGATAATAGAACAGGTACAGAGGATCGTGGAAGAGCATGATCTTCCGCAAAGACAGTCCTACAAGAGAACCTTGAAGAAGGTCCATCGTGACCAGCGTTTCCGCAATCACCCGAAGAACGGCAAGAAGGCTCACAAGGCAGATCGCAGGCTGAAGACAATCGCGGGACGGCTCGTCCGTGAATTAGAGCGAAATCTCGCCAGCAAGAACTTGTTGAACACGTACAAAGAAAAAATCGAGCTTTTCAAAAAAGTTCTGGCACAGAAGAAATGCGACAAGGACAAGGTCTATTCGCTTCACGAACCCGAAGTAAAATGCATCGGCAAGGGCAAGGAACACAAGAAATACGAGTTCGGCAACAAGGTGTCAATCGCCCGGAGCTACAGCGGCATCATTGTCGGCGCGGTCTCGTTCCGGGACGAGTATGACGGACATACGATAGACGATACGCTTGACCATGTTGAACAAATGCTTGGATTCAGGCCGAGCCAGGCCGCATGCGACCGAGGCTACCGCGGACAAAAGGAATCCGGAACGACAAAGATCGTGATACCGGACGTCCCGAAGAAAAACGCGACTTACTACCAGAAGGAAAAGGCTCACAAGCTTTTTTGCAAGAGGGCAGGCATCGAGCCTATCAACGGCCACCTGAAAAGCGACCACCGTATGGGTAGAAATTTCTACAAGGGAATCTTTGGCGACATGCTCAATGCAAAGCTTGCAGCAGCGGCGTTCAACTTCAAGAGGGCCATGAGGCGCTTTTTTGTCCTGTTGGAATGGCTATACTGTTGCTTCCTTTGCCGGGAAGGGGTGAATAAAAACGGCGAACCTCCTTATCCTGCGCTCGCGAAGTGA